One genomic window of Gossypium hirsutum isolate 1008001.06 chromosome D11, Gossypium_hirsutum_v2.1, whole genome shotgun sequence includes the following:
- the LOC107912531 gene encoding cytochrome b561 and DOMON domain-containing protein At3g25290: MATSFLASLFFTFWALLISPAISLTCSSQKFTKNQVYSNCLDLPSLASYLHFTYDPSNTTLSVAFISTPSKPGGWISWAINPNATGMAGSQALVAYKNSTTGVAVVHTFDISSYSSIVPKDLSFEVPDKTAETRSDGSLAIFATIKVPANLAAKGTINQVWQVGPGVGEGGMLERHDFAAANLHSKGTLDLKNGQSSTNSGGDTTVKKKNIHGILNTVSWGILFPLGAMIARYIRSFESADPAWFYLHVFCQISAYAIGVAGWGTGLKLGSESSGITYSGHRYIGIALFVLATVQIFALFLRPKKDHKLRFYWNIYHHSFGYAILVLGIINVFKGFNILKPEHKWKSAYMIVIIAMGGISLLLEAITWIVVLKRKSRKSTKPYDGYNNAQSNQQPLAM; encoded by the exons ATGGCTACATCGTTCTTGGCGTCTCTTTTCTTCACCTTTTGGGCGCTGCTTATTTCACCGGCGATTTCCCTCACCTGTTCCTCCCAGAAGTTTACGAAAAACCAAGTTTACTCCAACTGCCTCGACCTTCCTTCTCTCGCCTCTTACCTCCACTTCACTTACGACCCTTCTAACACTACTCTCTCCGTCGCCTTCATCTCTACTCCTTCCAAACCCGGCGGATGGATTTCCTGGGCCATAAATCCCAACGCCACCGGCATGGCCGGTTCCCAAGCACTCGTCGCTTACAAAAACTCCACCACCGGCGTTGCCGTCGTGCATACTTTTGACATCAGCTCTTATTCTTCAATTGTGCCGAAGGATTTGTCGTTCGAAGTTCCAGATAAGACGGCGGAGACTAGAAGCGACGGGAGCCTGGCCATTTTCGCTACAATTAAGGTTCCGGCGAATTTAGCGGCGAAAGGGACGATTAATCAAGTGTGGCAAGTTGGTCCCGGCGTTGGAGAAGGTGGCATGTTAGAAAGACATGACTTCGCCGCCGCCAATTTGCATTCTAAAGGAACGCTAGATTTGAAAAATGGACAGAGTAGCACTAATTCTGGAGGAGACACCACCGTTAAGAAGAAAAAT ATCCATGGGATACTGAATACTGTGAGTTGGGGAATTTTGTTTCCACTTGGAGCTATGATTGCTAGGTACATAAGAAGCTTTGAGTCAGCAGATCCAGCTTGGTTTTATCTTCATGTTTTCTGTCAAATATCAGCTTATGCCATAGGAGTTGCTGGCTGGGGAACTGGTCTTAAGCTTGGAAGTGAATCCTCTGGTATCACATATTCGGGTCATAGATACATTGGGATTGCCCTTTTCGTCCTCGCTACTGTCCAG ATCTTTGCTTTGTTTTTAAGGCCTAAAAAGGATCACAAGCTCCGTTTCTACTGGAACATTTACCACCACAGTTTTGGATACGCGATACTTGTCCTCGGCATCATCAATGTGTTCAAGGGCTTCAATATCTTGAAGCCTGAGCATAAGTGGAAATCGGCATATATGATTGTGATCATTGCGATGGGCGGGATTTCGTTGCTATTGGAAGCTATTACATGGATTGTAGTGTTGAAGAGAAAGTCCAGGAAATCCACAAAACCCTATGATGGATACAACAATGCTCAATCTAATCAACAGCCTCTTGCCATGTGA
- the LOC107910963 gene encoding zinc finger BED domain-containing protein RICESLEEPER 2-like → MVIEKCLLNCGIDKLFTVTVDNASPSDVAIGYLRKKFNSRGGLAQNGKYLHMRYMGAVRYVRQSPARLQKFKECVVVEKIECKKMLCLDVCTRWNLTYLMLDAAQNFERAFERFEEQDTNFRAELERGEDPRQKLKYLEFALSEMSSSEKACEMMKKLKESLYEFFDEYKPPLQSTCSQSSVPTHVSLDESQQKMKRQMQALYKKRELEIYGEDKTSELHKYLAEANGEFVEDFDILLWWKVNSPRFPTLSKMARDVLAIPVSTVVSESAFSIGGHVFDQYRSSLTPEIVQALVCTQDWIRKLSSQEDIKKIEEQIQELDKIENDIFIVLT, encoded by the exons ATGGTGATTGAGAAATGCTTGTTAAATTGTGGGATTGATAAGTTGTTTACTGTTACTGTTGATAATGCAAGTCCAAGTGATGTTGCTATTggttatttgagaaagaaatttaacTCTCGAGGGGGTTTAGCTCAAAATGGTAAATATCTTCATATGAGATACATG GGGGCTGTTAGATATGTGAGACAATCTCCAGCAAGATTACAAAAGTTTAAGGAGtgtgttgtggtggaaaagatAGAGTGCAAGAAGATGTTGTGTCTTGATGTTTGTACTAGGTGGAACTTGACCTACTTAATGTTAGACGCTGCTCAGAACTTTGAGAGAGcttttgagagatttgaggagcaaGATACAAACTTTAGGGCTGAACTTGAAAGGGGAGAGG ATCCTAGACAAAAACTAAAGTATCTTGAATTTGCACTTAGTGAAATGTCTAGTTCTGAAAAAGCTTGTGAAATGATGAAAAAATTGAAGGAATCTTTGTATGAATTTTTTGatgagtataagcctccacttcaGAGTACTTGTAGCCAATCGAGTGTGCCAACACATGTTTCTCTCGATGAAtcacaacaaaaaatgaaaaggcaAATGCAAGCTTTGTATAAAAAGCGTGAGTTGGAAATTTATGGTGAGGATAAAACATCTGAGTTGCATAAATATCTAGCTGAGGCTAATGGGGAAtttgttgaagattttgatattttattgtggTGGAAAGTGAATAGCCCTAGATTTCCCACTCTTTCAAAAATGGCCAGAGATGTGTTAGCTATACCGGTTTCTACGGTTGTTTCAGAGTCTGCATTTAGCATCGGGGGACATGTGTTTGATCAATATAGGAGTTCTTTAACTCCTGAAATTGTACAAGCTCTTGTGTGTACTCAAGATTGGATTCGAAAATTATCATCACAAGAAGACATCAAAAAGATTGAAGAACAAATCCAAGAGCTTGACAAGATTGAAAATGATATCTTTATTGTTTTAActtaa